Proteins encoded within one genomic window of Bradyrhizobium sp. AZCC 1719:
- a CDS encoding glutathione S-transferase family protein: MAQKLTLISHKLCPYVQRAVIALNEKDIPFERVDIDLANKPDWFLKISPLGKVPVLVVTGDDGKEVALFESNVICEYIEDTQGGAKLHPRDALQRAQHRAWMEFGSTILSELWGLETTGDPAIFESKRQAVAEKFARVEEALASGPFFAGKNFSLVDAVFAPIFRYFDVFDELIDLSVFADTPKVRAWREALAKRPSVRTAVGPDYPQLLHAFLVRHNAHMLKLAA, encoded by the coding sequence ATGGCGCAGAAACTCACTTTGATCAGCCACAAGCTTTGTCCCTATGTGCAGCGCGCCGTGATCGCGCTGAACGAAAAGGACATTCCGTTCGAGCGGGTCGACATCGATCTCGCCAACAAGCCGGACTGGTTCTTGAAGATATCGCCGCTCGGCAAGGTGCCGGTGCTGGTCGTGACCGGCGACGACGGCAAGGAGGTCGCGCTGTTCGAGAGCAACGTGATTTGCGAATACATTGAGGACACCCAAGGCGGCGCCAAGCTGCATCCGCGGGATGCGCTCCAGCGCGCGCAGCATCGCGCCTGGATGGAGTTCGGGTCGACCATTCTGAGCGAGCTCTGGGGCCTGGAGACGACGGGTGATCCTGCAATCTTCGAGAGCAAACGGCAGGCGGTCGCCGAAAAATTCGCGCGCGTCGAGGAGGCGCTGGCTAGCGGGCCGTTCTTTGCCGGCAAAAATTTCAGCCTGGTGGACGCGGTCTTCGCGCCGATCTTCCGTTACTTCGACGTGTTTGATGAGTTGATCGATCTCTCGGTCTTTGCCGACACGCCGAAGGTCCGCGCATGGCGAGAGGCACTGGCGAAGCGGCCGAGCGTACGCACGGCGGTGGGTCCCGACTATCCGCAATTGCTGCACGCGTTCCTGGTGCGCCATAACGCCCACATGCTGAAGCTGGCGGCGTGA
- a CDS encoding alpha/beta hydrolase — MPEVIFTGPAGRLEGRYHPAKQKNAPIAMILHPHPQFHGTMNHQIVYQCYYAFAHRGFSVLRFNFRGVGRSQGSFDHGTGELSDAASALDWAQTINPEARACWVAGFSFGAWIGMQLLMRRPEVEGFISIAPPANLYDFSFLAPCPSSGLIVHGEKDAVVPPKDVNTLVEKLKTQKGIVIDQQIIPGANHFFDGKLEPLMETVTGYLDMRLANVR; from the coding sequence ATGCCTGAAGTAATTTTCACCGGCCCCGCAGGCCGCCTCGAAGGCCGTTATCATCCGGCCAAGCAGAAGAACGCGCCGATCGCGATGATCCTGCACCCGCATCCGCAGTTCCACGGCACGATGAATCACCAGATCGTCTACCAGTGCTATTACGCGTTTGCGCATCGCGGCTTCTCGGTGTTGCGTTTCAATTTCCGCGGCGTCGGCCGCAGCCAGGGCTCGTTCGATCATGGCACCGGCGAGCTCTCGGACGCGGCCTCCGCGCTCGACTGGGCGCAGACCATCAATCCCGAGGCGCGCGCCTGCTGGGTCGCGGGCTTTTCGTTCGGCGCCTGGATCGGCATGCAGCTCTTGATGCGCCGGCCCGAGGTTGAAGGTTTTATTTCGATCGCGCCGCCCGCCAATCTCTACGACTTCTCGTTCCTCGCGCCCTGCCCGTCGTCGGGCCTGATCGTGCACGGCGAGAAGGACGCGGTGGTGCCGCCAAAGGACGTCAACACGCTGGTCGAGAAGTTGAAGACGCAAAAAGGCATCGTGATCGATCAGCAGATCATCCCGGGCGCCAATCACTTCTTCGACGGCAAGCTCGAGCCGCTGATGGAGACGGTGACCGGCTATCTCGACATGCGGCTCGCCAACGTCCGCTGA